One segment of Rattus norvegicus strain BN/NHsdMcwi chromosome 16, GRCr8, whole genome shotgun sequence DNA contains the following:
- the LOC134482473 gene encoding elongin-C-like, whose translation MTASRPRQETSKFLWDQVEFYKNIMDGEEKTYGGCEGPDAMYVKLISSDGHEFIVKREHALTSGTIKAMLSGPGQFAENETNEVNFREIPSHVLSKVCMYFTYKVRYTNSSTEIPEFPIAPEIALELLMAVNFLDC comes from the coding sequence ATGACTGCTTCTCGGCCTCGCCAGGAAACTAGTAAGTTCCTCTGGGATCAAGTAGAATTTTATAAGAACATAatggatggagaggagaaaacCTATGGTGGCTGTGAAGGCCCTGATGCCATGTATGTGAAATTAATATCTTCTGATGGTCATGAATTTAttgtaaaaagagaacatgcattAACATCAGGAACAATAAAGGCCATGTTGAGTGGTCCAGGTCAGTTTGCGGAGAATGAAACCAATGAGGTCAACTTTAGAGAGATCCCTTCACATGTGCTATCGAAAGTGTGCATGTATTTTACCTACAAGGTCCGCTATACTAACAGCTCCACTGAAATTCCTGAATTCCCAATTGCACCTGAAATTGCACTGGAACTGCTGATGGCCGTGAACTTCTTAGATtgttaa